Below is a genomic region from Jeotgalibacillus aurantiacus.
TGCTCAAAATAATTCACCCCTTCTTTTTCAGTTCTTCATCAACCTTGCTACCGATCAGTTCTTCTTTGATCTCATTGCTAATCTGCTGTTTATCGGTTTGGATGACCAACAATCGCTCAGCAATTTCTTTCGGCACCAAAACACCGACTTCCGCCAAGTTTTCTATGATGGATAAGACCTCATTGGCAATGTAAAACATGACTGTGGCGTAAGTAATGGCACCATTCATGCCGAGGACCTGGTCAATAATGTTTGCGACTATGATCACACCAAAGATCAGAATCTTACGAGCATAACCGAATA
It encodes:
- a CDS encoding phage holin family protein, with protein sequence MDNLFLLHAGGVDLEHLEVVRFYLFGNVRFLDFLLILMAIDVVTGIFKAIKNHNLWSRKSLFGYARKILIFGVIIVANIIDQVLGMNGAITYATVMFYIANEVLSIIENLAEVGVLVPKEIAERLLVIQTDKQQISNEIKEELIGSKVDEELKKKG